The sequence below is a genomic window from Streptomyces sp. V1I1.
ACCAGGAACTGCTGGCCTCCCAGGGCTATGTGACCGTGTCGATCTCCGCCAACGGCATCAACGGCCAGGACGGAGCCGCCGAGGACGGCGGCGCGCAGGCGCGCTCCTCTCTGGTGCGCACCCACCTGACCCGCTGGGCCGACTGGGCCGCAAAGCCGGCCGCGGCACCCGCGGCCGTACGGAAGGCGCCGAAGGCCGACCTGTCCCGCGTCCTGCTCGTCGGCCACTCGCGCGGCGGCGAGGGCGTCAACCGCGCCGCCATGGACAGCCTGTACCCGCCCCCGCCCGCCCAGGACAGCTACCGCGGAAAGGTACGCTGGCAGATCAGCGGGACCGTGCTCATCGGGCCGACGATCTTCGGCCAGAACCCGGTGCCGGACGTGCCGTCGCTGACGATCCTGCCGGGCTGCGACGGCGACGTCTCCGACCTCCAGGGCCAGGTGTACGCCGACGGCACCCGCGGGGTCAGCCGGGGCAAGGCCCTGCACAGCGCGGTCTACATGGTCGGAGCCAACCACAACTACTTCAACAGCGAGTGGACGCCGGGCAAGGCCCAGGCGCCCGCCGACGACGACTTCTGGCCCGACCCCGAGCAGCCGGACCCGGTGTGCTCGCCGGGCACCGCGACCCGGCTGACCGCCGACCAGCAGCACCGGGCCGGCGCCACCTATATCGCCGCCGCGGCCCGGCTGTTCGTCGCCGGTGACGACCGGGTGCGCGAACTGCTCGACGGCTCGGGCCGCCGGGCCCCCTCCGCAGATCCCGCGCGGGTGCTGACCCACGCGGTCGGCGCGAACCGCGGCGCCGGGTTCCTGCCGGACGGCTCCGTGAAGGTGACCGGCGGACGGCTGTGCTCCGCGATCGATCCCGACCCGCGCGCGGCCTGCCTGGACACGGAGGCGGGCTCCTCGCCGCACTTCGCGAACTGGGGGCCGGAACGCGAGACGGGCCGCCGCGCGGTGGCCCTGCGCTGGTCCACGCCCGGCTCGGCGGTGAAGGTCCGCCCCGAGAAGCCGCTCTCCGTCAAGGACGCCAAGAGCCTCGCGCTGCGCGTCTTCGTGCCGCCGAACTCCACCGGCACACAGCTCGACGTGTCCGTCACCGACGCCTCCGGCAAGCGGGCGAACCTCGGTCGCGTGCAGGTGGACGGCCTCCCTGGCAGCGACCGCACCGCCTCCTACTGGGCGCGCGAGGTGCGCGTACCGCTCACCGCGGCCACCCGCGCCAGCCTCGACCTGCGCCACATCGCCTCTCTGGAGCTGACCCCGCGCACCAGCTCCGGACAGGCGTGGCTGATGGACGCCTGGGCGTGGAGCCCCGGCACCCCCGCCGTGAAGGAAGCCTCCCTGACCCGTGTCGACATCGGTCGCCTCAAGGTCAAGGAGGGCGACTCGGGCGTCCACACGTACCGGGTGCCCGTCCGCGTTTCCGGGAAGGGCAGCGGCACGGTCCGGCTGTACGTCCTCGACCCGGCCACCGGCAAGGCAAAGGACCGGCTGGTGACAGTGCGGCCCGGTGGCAGCAGCATCGACGTGTCGGTGCAGGTGAAGGGCAACAAGCGGTACGCCTGGGACGTGTCCCACGACGTGCTCGTGAAGGCGGTCCGCGGAACCGTCGTCGGCTCGCACGCGGGCGGGGTCACCGCCGAGAACGACGACCCGATGCCCGAGATCACCGTGAAGCCGGTCGCCGGCAAGGTGACCGAGGGGCAGCCCCTCAAGTGGCAGATCTCCCTGTCCGCGCCCGCCGACGTGGAGATCACGAAGACGCTGAAGATCGTCCCCGTAACGGGCCGCCCCGAGCTGTCCACCAAGGACGTCGACCGGCAGTGGCTGCTCGACATGCTCGGCGAGGTCCCGGACGGTGAAGTGCCGCTGTCCCAGCTGGAGTACGCCTACCTGTGGGCCGGGGTACCGGCCGGGAAGACGAGCGCCGAGGTGCCTGTGCCCACGGTCCGCGACCAGGTGGCCGAGCCGACGGAGTACGTGGGCCTCCAGCCCACCGACGACGAGGGCAAGCCGGACGGCCCGGTCCTGACCGGCACGGTGCTCGACGCGCCGTAGGCACAGCCGCGTTGGTCACGCGGGCGTGAGCCGGGACCCCCGGTTCACGCCCGCGTGAACCGGGGCCCTCACATGCTCTCCTCCTGAGCGTCGGCGGGCGTGACCCATTCGACGAACTGGATGATCAGTCCGTTGGGGTCGGTGACCTGGAAGAGGCGTTCGCCCCACGGCTCTTCGCGCAACGGCATGGTGATCTCGACGCCCTCCGCACGCAGCCGCTTCTCCTCGGCCTCCAGCCCCGTGAGGGTGAAGGCGAGGATCAGACCTCCGGCGTGCCGGTCGCGCTGATCCGCGGGCAGGACCTCGATGCCGCGCCGCAGCAGGACTATGTCCACCGCGGCGTCGGGCCGCGTGAGGGAGGCGAAGCCTTCGGCGACGGCCTGTTCCTGGTAGCCGAGGTGAGTCGTGAAGAAGGCCTGGGAAGCGGCCACATCGTCGACGGTGAGCGAGACGGTGGAAGTGGTGATCTGCAAGGCAGGCTCCTTCACGCAAGGGGGAGTTGACGGGGG
It includes:
- a CDS encoding VOC family protein, with the translated sequence MQITTSTVSLTVDDVAASQAFFTTHLGYQEQAVAEGFASLTRPDAAVDIVLLRRGIEVLPADQRDRHAGGLILAFTLTGLEAEEKRLRAEGVEITMPLREEPWGERLFQVTDPNGLIIQFVEWVTPADAQEESM